One Rhabdothermincola sediminis DNA window includes the following coding sequences:
- a CDS encoding type IV toxin-antitoxin system AbiEi family antitoxin domain-containing protein: MEVEMSLDEDLRSLAARQHCLFTTDQAQALGASRSALDHRVRTGRLHRVAPRVLCLGGVPMTTQLRQWAILLECGGTAALSHQTAAAHWGVPGYRVEPIQVLRLRDGTYPPSRLGVVHHTRSLPDDHVAILDGLRITTPARTLFDLAPHVSPGRLERLIDHAWSHRLVTGRLLDRTLRDLSRRGRPGIRIMRALLAERGPDYQPPDSALEARFEKLLREDGQAPMERQVDLGGEDWLGRVDFVDHEARVIVEIDSDLHHTSISDRRADAARQAALEAAGWLVVRITEFELWHRPQEVVERVRRARASAWQRTGS; the protein is encoded by the coding sequence ATGGAGGTGGAGATGTCCCTCGACGAGGATCTCCGCTCGCTGGCGGCGCGCCAGCACTGCTTGTTCACGACCGACCAGGCTCAGGCGCTCGGCGCGAGCCGATCGGCGCTCGACCATCGGGTCCGTACCGGACGCTTGCACAGGGTGGCACCACGGGTGCTCTGCCTGGGCGGTGTGCCGATGACGACCCAGCTACGTCAGTGGGCGATCCTGCTCGAGTGTGGCGGTACCGCCGCGCTCTCACACCAGACGGCCGCAGCGCACTGGGGTGTCCCCGGCTACCGGGTCGAGCCGATCCAGGTGCTGCGACTTCGTGATGGCACCTATCCGCCGTCGCGGCTGGGGGTCGTCCATCACACCCGCTCCCTTCCCGATGACCACGTGGCTATCCTCGACGGTTTGCGGATCACCACCCCGGCCCGCACGCTCTTCGACCTCGCCCCACACGTCTCGCCAGGACGTCTGGAACGTCTGATCGACCACGCGTGGTCCCACCGCCTGGTGACCGGGCGCCTGCTCGACCGGACACTCCGGGACCTCAGCCGTCGTGGTCGCCCGGGAATCCGGATCATGCGCGCGCTGCTGGCGGAACGGGGTCCCGACTACCAGCCGCCGGACAGCGCGCTGGAGGCACGGTTCGAGAAGCTCCTCCGAGAGGATGGCCAAGCGCCGATGGAGCGCCAGGTGGATCTCGGCGGCGAGGACTGGCTGGGCAGAGTCGACTTCGTGGACCACGAGGCGCGGGTGATCGTCGAGATCGACAGCGACTTGCACCACACGAGCATCAGCGACCGTCGAGCCGACGCGGCCCGGCAGGCCGCGCTCGAGGCTGCGGGCTGGCTCGTGGTCCGCATCACCGAGTTCGAGCTGTGGCACCGCCCGCAGGAGGTCGTCGAGAGGGTGCGCCGGGCGCGGGCATCAGCCTGGCAACGAACCGGCAGCTGA
- a CDS encoding HAD-IA family hydrolase codes for MIRAVLFDFGGVILSSPFDAFARYEAERGLPEGFIRRVNATNPDTNAWAQLERRKITLDEFCERFEAEAADAGHRLDAREVLALLGGELRPEMVEAVRRCSERLLTGLLTNNFVTVDGHVDREGEMGAVLALFDVVIESSKVGVRKPDPRFYELACRELGIEPGEAVFLDDLGVNLKPAREMGMSTIKVVDPHQALAQLEAVVGFPLR; via the coding sequence GTGATCCGCGCCGTGCTCTTCGACTTCGGCGGGGTGATCCTCTCGTCGCCGTTCGACGCCTTCGCCCGATACGAGGCAGAGCGCGGACTTCCGGAGGGCTTCATCCGGCGGGTGAACGCGACCAACCCCGACACCAATGCCTGGGCGCAGCTCGAGCGCCGCAAGATCACCCTCGACGAGTTCTGCGAGCGGTTCGAGGCTGAGGCAGCGGATGCCGGGCACCGCCTGGACGCTCGGGAGGTCCTGGCCCTGCTCGGCGGCGAGCTGCGTCCCGAGATGGTCGAGGCGGTCCGCCGGTGTTCGGAACGCCTGCTCACCGGGCTGCTCACCAACAACTTCGTCACCGTCGACGGTCACGTCGACCGCGAGGGCGAGATGGGCGCAGTGCTCGCCTTGTTCGACGTGGTGATCGAGTCGAGCAAGGTGGGCGTTCGCAAGCCGGATCCCCGGTTCTACGAGCTGGCGTGCCGTGAGCTCGGCATCGAGCCGGGCGAGGCGGTGTTCCTCGACGACCTCGGTGTGAACCTGAAGCCCGCCCGCGAGATGGGTATGTCCACGATCAAGGTGGTCGATCCGCACCAGGCCCTCGCGCAGCTCGAGGCCGTGGTGGGCTTCCCCCTCCGCTGA